The window TGATGACGATACCGACGATGATGGTAGCCCGGAAGGTGGTGCCGGCGAGGCAACCCGAGCACGCCGCGCGCGCCGCCGACGACACCACCGACTGCGCCACCGACGACACCGCCGACGACGCCGCCAACCGGCCCAGCCGCGTTACGTCCAGCAGCAGCGCCATTCTGTGCGCCGCCCACGATGCCCTGCGCCCAGGTCGTGGCAGGGACCATCAACGGTATGGTCAGAGCAGCGACCATAGCGATCCTGATGTTCATGATTCAGTGCTCCTTTCAGCGACGGGATTGAAGTCGCCCTTGCTCGGACGCCTCAGGTTGGAATGGGCTATGTGCGTTCGCATGACCTCGGCATCACGAGCATCGATGGCGTAGCCCGTCATAGCCCAGATATGTCCCTGTCGCCGGATTGTATGACCTGAATCGACGCTCACAATATGCGACTGAACTATTGGCCCGTGCCGCCGACGCTACAGCCCCCCCGATGATCGCACCGGCCGCGAGACCCGCGACTCCGGCGCCAACACCGTAGCCGCCGTACCCGAAGCGACGACCGTAGACCCCACGCCCACCATAAAAACGGGGACGACCAAAACCGCGATGGAAGCCGAAGCCTCGGTGGAAGCCGAAGCCTCGGTGGTGGAATCCGCCGAAGCCGCGATGGAAGCCGCCGCCGTGGAAGGCGCCGAAGTGCCGAAAAGCGACGTCCTGCACGGTCCCAGCATGCATAAGCGACATGGGCATGGTCCTTGGGGCTGTGTCGATCGGGAGCGCGGAGGCTGGCGCAGCCATCGATAAAGACAGGAACGAAGCGGCGAGCGCCGTCAAAGTGAGCTTTCGCAAAATCGTCATCCTCCTGATGTGGCCAGCTAACCAGCGAATGGTCGGTCAGGCATGTTCCGCGTCTCGACGCGACATCACTGAAGATCGTTCCATGCCTGATCCGATGCTCAAGATAGAACTATCTCGGGGGCGCCCAGCAGCGCGGAGCAGAACGATTAACATTCATCCATCCTCGAAACTCTTTCGGATGAAATGCGTAACTCCTGCCTCTCTCGCACACGACGCTCGCGTCGGTGCTGAGTTTGACAGGAGCAAAGCATGACGACGATGACCAAGGGCCTGCGCGCCCTGACCCTCGCCACCGCCCTCGCGATGGGGACGGCGTCGGTGGCCTACGCGGCCGATCCGATGGTGGGCGGCGCGCCGATGATGGCCAGCAAGAACATCGTCCAGAACGCCTCGCAGGCGAAGAACCTGACCACGCTGGTCGCCGCCGTGAAGGAAGCCGGGCTCGTCGACACGCTGGAGGGCCCCGGCCCGTTCACGGTGTTCGCGCCCACCAACGCGGCCTTTGACAAGCTGCCCAAGGCCACGGTCGAGGCGCTGATGAAGCCCGACATGAAGGCCGACCTAAAGAAGGTGCTGACCTACCACGTTGTGGCAGGCAAGGTGGACGCGGCCGAACTCGCCAAGGACATCAAGGCGGGCGGCGGCACCTACAACATGAAGACGGTCGAGGGCGGCACGTTGACGGCCAAGATGGACGGCGACAGGATCGCCCTCATCGACGAGAAGGGCGGCGGCGCCTTTGTCGAGACGCCGGACGTGTACCAGTCGAACGGCGTCGTGCACGTCATCGACAGCGTGCTGATGCCGAAGTGACGTCGCGGTCTAGCTGAGACCTGGACGCGCCGGGCTGCCGCAAGGTGACCTGGCGCGTCGCTCCGTTCTTTCAAAGGCGAATGGACATCACTATGCTGACCGGCAAACAGCTCAGGGAGGCCCGCGTCCTGTTGGGCCTTCCGCGGTCCAAGCTCGCCGAGCGCCTGCACATCCCGTCCCTGACGGTCAAGATCGCTGAAGCGAGCGACGGCGAGTGCCCCGTCACGCTCGCCCGGGCGCAGCAGATCCAGGACTACTTGAAGCGGCAGGGCATCGAGTTCCTGCCAGTCGGCAGCGAGCCGGCCGTGCGCCTGACCGGCACGTTCGCCCCCGCCTGATCGACGGCCGACGCCATGCGCGGCTGTTCTGTAAGCTTGGCTGGCCGTCAGTTAAGATCGGCCTGTCCGAGAGCTGAAGAGACACCCACCGGCGCGCATACACCAGAGTGTCCCGACGTCGTTCACCTCGCGATGCGAGCACCCAGGCCTCGGGTCAAAGCTCGATGCGCGTCCCCATCTCGACCACACGGGGCGCCGGGATGAGGAAATAGTCCGAGGCGGTCGCCGAGTTGTGCGTCAGGAACCCGAACAGCGCCTCCTGCCACGGCGACAGGTCCGGGCGCACCGACGGCACGGGCGTTTCCCGGCCGATGAAGAACGAGGCCTCGTCCGGGTCGAAGCCGACCTGCCCTCGATGGGCCCTCAGGGCCGACATGGCATCGGGCTTCTCGGCAAAGCCGAAAGTCAGCGTCACGATCGAGAACCCGGCCGTCCTCGACTCGATGGCGACGCGGCCGTCGTCTGGCACCCTCGGCACGCGCTCCGTCACGACCTTGAGCAGGACGACCTGCCGATGGACGACGCCGTTGTGCCTGACGTTGAGGGCGAGCGCGGCCGGCACGATCTCGGACTGCTTGGTCAGGTAGACGGCCGTCCCCCGCATCCGCAGGGGTGCATCCGGCCGTCCCAGGCTGGCGATGAAGGCGGGAAGCCGGGCGGCGTCCTTGTCACGTCGGGTCAAGACGGCCTGCCGTCCCTTTCGCCACACCAGCATCACCGTGAGCGTCGCCGTTCCGACCAGGATGGGAAACCAGCCCCCGGCCGGTATCTTGTGCACGTTCGCCGACACGAAGGCCACGTCGAGCAGCAGGACAGCGCCAGCGACCGGATAGACGAGCGATGCGGGCCAGCGCCACAGCCCGATGGCCACCGTGGTCACCAGGAGCGTCGTGGCCAGCATGTCGCCCGCGACCGCGATGCCGTAGGCATTGGCCAGGGCGTCGGAGGACCGGAAGCCGAACACCAGACCCAGGACCACGACGGCGAGCAGCCAGTTGATCTGTGGCACGTAGACCTGACCGGCAGACTCGTCCGACGTCTGCCGCACTTCGAGGCGCGGCACGGCGCCGAGCTGGATCGCCTGCTGCACGAGGGCGAAGGCGCCGGACAGCACGGCCTGACTGGCGATGATGGTCGCGGCGGTCGTGAGAAGGAGCGCCGGGATCAGGAGCCGTCCCGGGAACAGCAGGAAGAACGGGTTCGCCGCAGCGGCGGGGTCGGCCAGGACTGAGGCGCCCTGGCCGAGATAGTTCAGGACCAGGGCGGGCATGACCAGGGCGAACCAGTTGACGCGGATGGGGGCCCTGCCGAAATGCCCCATGTCGGCGTAGAGGGCCTCTCCGCCGGTGAGGGCCAGGAACACCGACCCGAGGACCAGGAACGAGGTGGCGCCGCCCGCGTGGCCGACGTAGGCCACGGCGTAGCGGGGATCGAGGGCCCACAACACCGCCGGATGGCGCAGCAGGTGGAACAGCCCGGAGAGGGCGAGCACGGCGAACCACGCCGCCATGACCGGCCCGAACAGGAAACCGACCGCACCGCTGCCTCGCCTCTGGATCGCAAACAGCGCGACGAGGATCGCCGCCGCGATCGGGACGACGTAGGGCGTGACCGAGGGGAGCACGATCTCCAATCCCTCGACCGCGCTCAGCACCGAGATGGCCGGCGTGATCATGGCGTCGCCGAAGAACAGCGACGCCCCAGCCAAGCCGACGACGAGCAGGACGGCCTGGAGCCGACCTGCCACAGGCAGGGCGAGCGAGAGCAGCGACATCGTCCCGCCCTCGCCCCCGTTGTCGGCCCGCATGACGAAGACGACGTACTTCACGGCGACGATCAGGAAGATGGCCCAGAACATCATCGACAGGACGCCGAGCACGGTCGCCTCGGTGGAGGCGTCCCCGGCGGCCTTCAACGACTCGCGGAACGCATAGATCGGGCTGGTCCCAATGTCGCCGAAGACGACGCCCAACGCCCCGAGAAGAAGCGCCGCCCGGGCGGGATGTGCCGCGACCGCGGGGGTCGACGTCGCCGCAACCGAGCCGTCCATGAGCGAGCCTCGTCCGTCCTCGGTGACGGCACCGAAACCCACGTCCATCAAAGATCCCGACGGTCCTCGCGATATGAGGCACTTCGGATGGCCGGGGTCAACGCGGGCGACGTCGCAGCCCGGATGGCCGCGATCGTTGCGCTTCGCCTTCGGACGACACCATCGCCGCCCCGGCCCCGCGCCCTCACGTCCCCACGGTGCGGCGCGCCAGCCATCCCAGGGTGGATCCCTGCACGGCGATGCTGAACAGCACCACGGCGTAGGTCGCGACCAAGATGATGGACTTTGACGGGCCGTCCGGGACCGCCAGGGACAGGGCGACCGAGATCCCGCCCCGGACGCCAGCCCAGGTCAGGAACGGCACGTTGCGGGCCGAGAAGTGCCCGCTCCGCGCGAACACCGCGACGGGGACGGCCAGCGCCAGGCCGCGCGCCGCGATCACGAGCGGCACGGCCAACAGGGCCAGGGCGACGTCGCCGCGGTCGAAGGCGACGAGCAGAACCTCCAGGCCGATCAGCAGGAACAGCACGGAATTCAGCACCTCGTCGATGAGCGTCCACAGCGCGAGGACGTATCTCTTCGTGGTGTCGCTCATCGCCAAGCGCAGGCCCCGGTCGCCGATGAGTAGCCCCGCCGCGACCATCGCCAGGGGGCCGCTGACGTGTATCGCCTCGGCCACCGCGTAGGTAGCCGTGACCAGCGCCAGTGTGATCAGGACCTCGACGGGATAATCGTCGATGGCCCGCATGGCGCGGTAGGCCACATAGCCGGCCGCCGTCCCGAGCAACAGGCCGCCGCCGGCTTCGAGCAGCAGCAGCTCCGCGATGGCCGTTGGCGTCGTCTCGGCCGCGGGCGCGCCGGTGGCGTAGCGCAACAGCACGGTGAAGATCACGATGCCGACGCCGTCGTTGAACAGCGACTCGCCCTGGAGCTGCACTTCCAGCTTCGCGGGAATGCTCACCGTCTTCAGCGTGCTCATCACGGCCACGGGATCTGTGGGGCTGATCAGCGCCCCGAACACCAGCGCCCAGATCAGCGGGAGCGGGTGGTCGAGTTGACGGGCGATCACCCAGAAGCCGCAACCGACGACGGCCGTGGAGATCGCGGTTCCGACGATCGCCAGCACGACGACCGGGACGGCGTGGCTTCGCAGCTTGCCGACATCGACGTGGAGGGCGCCGGCGAAGATCAGGAAGGCCAGCATACCGTCCATCACCACGGCGCTGAAGTCGATCTGGTGCAGGACTCGGCCCAGCGCCCCGGACGCGCGGTGGCCGGGCACGACGGCGTCGACAGCGACGAGCACCAGCGAGGCCGCGACACCCATCAGCAGGAGACCGATGGCATGAGGCAGGAGATCGACCTTGCGGTTCAGCCAGCCGAACACGGCCGACAGGGTGAGGAGGATCGCAGACAGATTGAGGATGGACATCAGAGCCTCACCCCGTTCCGGGCCGTGGACGAGCCGAAGGATGGGCCGTCACGATCAGAGCACGTCCGCGAAGGCGCGGAACTGCGCCTCGCAGTCGATCAGGCCCGCGGGATCGCTCACCCCCTCGCGGGCCACCGCTATCGCGAGGTCGGCGTGGCGCCGTAGGGTGGCGCGCCGGTCTACGAGGCGCTCGACTTCGGCGATGCGGCAGAGCACCTCCAGGAGCCGGATCAGCACGTAGGCCGAGCCCGAGCCGTTCTGCCGGACCGTGTGGAACATGCCGTCGCAGAGCCCGTCGTAGCTCACCACGTCGAGCATGAGCACGACGCGGCCGCCGCGCTCCACGGCGCCGCGCGGCAGGTGGCGGGGCGCGATGCGGCACAAAGCATCGGCGAAGCGGTCGACCACGCTCCCCGCCGTGAACGGATCGTTGATGCCCGGCGACAGCGCCCGTACGGCGATCTCGTTGAGCTGCCGCACCGGATATTCGAGGTCCTGCAAGGCGGCCTGCCGTCGGCCGAAGGTCATCGCCTTGTCGAAGACGTCGCGCGTCTCGTCGACCGCCGCCGACACGGTCGCGACCGGCGCGCCGAGCGGCACGAAGGCGCCGGGGCGCACCCGCAGGACAATCGTCACCCCATGCTGGTGAGCCCAGTCGGCCAGGATTTCGCTGTCTACGGCCTGCAGAAATCCGCTGCCCGACACCGTCACAGCCTCGCCAGTCACAGGGTCGGCGGGTGGCATGAGGTCGGCGGCGTCGAGCGTCTTGCCCGCGATGGCCTCGACGAGGTCCTGGTGGACGACGTCCACCACCGTCTCGACGTTGATGGATGTCGCGATGTGGTGGACGTACCAGACCAGCGTGCCGATGCAGACCAGCGCCAGTGCCATGGCGCCCGTCACGCCGACATGGGGCACGAACTTGCCCTCGTCCACCGTGCGTACCGTGCGTAGCACGGTCAGGGCATAGGCGAAGGTGCCGAGAAAAATGCCTAGCAGGTCGCTGAAAAAGGTCGACGTTCAGCCCCTGAGCTTCATCCGGCGTCGTTTTTGGCGGGTGGACGATGGAAAGCGTGAGGGTCGGTCTTTTTGCTGTCCGCTCCTTTGCCGCCGCGACGGGGCTGGCGCTCGTCGCGACGGGACAGGGCCCCATGTCACGCCACCTCACGCCACCGCTGGTTCGGCCAGCAGCTTTGGCAGGCGTATGAGGTTGCAGGCCGCGGCCGAGACGGCGAAGGCCATGTCGACCCGCTCGCGGCCGCGCATCCGGATGCGGCGCAGCAGCCCGAACTCCTTGCCCCAGCCGAACCCCTCCTCGATGCGCTTGCGGATGCGCTGGCTCACGGCGTAGCCGGGGTGACGCGTCGTGCGCCCGTCGACGGCCGAGCGGCGCTTGGCCGTGTTGCGGGCGATGTGCGGCGTGACGTTCATGCTCCGCAGCTCGTTGACGAAGTCCTCGGCGTCATACCCTTGTCGGCCCCGAGCGTGATGCGGCCCGGCCGATCGGCGCGTTTCTCGATCATGGCGAGGGCCGCGGTGCGCTCGGCGTGGCCGTTGGCCTCGGTCACGCAGCCGTCCACGATCAGCCCATGGCGGTTCTCCATCAGCGCATGCCCCATGAAGCACAGCCCGGCTTCCCGGCCCCGTCCCTTGCGGTAAAGCCGCGCCTCGGGATCCGTGACGCTCCGATGCGTGTCGTTGCTCAGGCGCTCCCCGTGGAAGTCCGCCTCGGCATTGCGTCCACCGCGTCCACCGCGCCCGCCCGCGGGCGGCTCGGCAGAAGCGGGCGGGTTCGGCGGCGTGTCGCCGTGCCTGGGCCTGAAGCTCTTCATCGAGGCCCAGGCCTGGATCAGCGTGCCGTCCACGCTGAAGTGGTCCTGCGACAGCAGCCGCTTCACCCGCGGGATGGCCAGCACCGCACTCAGGAACGCCGCCGCCACGCTGCCGTCGAGCAGGCGGTCGCGGTTCTTGGAGAAGGTCGAGGCGTCCCACACGGGATCGTCGATGCCCAAGCCCACGAACCAGCGGAACAGAAGGTTGAAGTCGAGCTGCTCCATCAGCTGGCGCTCGGACCGCACCGAATAGAAGACCTGCAGCAGCATCGCCCGCAGCAGCTGCTCGGGCGGGATCGAGGGACGGCCGATCTCCGAGTAGATCTCGCCGAAGCGCCCGTCGAGCGACGCCAGAGCTTCGTTCACCAAAGCCCGGATCGTACGCAGGGGATGATCCGAACGGACCCGCTGCTCCAGGTCCACGTAGGAAAACAGCGAGCCGCTCCGGCTGTCCTGTCCGCGCACTCGATACTCCCCCCATGAGCAAGGCGGAGTGAATCACGAACTGGCCAGACCCCGAAGCCTTTTTCAGCGGCCTGCTAGGGCGACTTGGTTGCGCACGTCGCGCACGAAGTTGCGCAGAAGCCTGGGCCCCATCTGCCCTGACGCGAGGGACAGGGCCGCGATGGTGATGGAGAAGATAGTGCCGGCTACACCGATGCTCGACGACGCCACGGCGGACAACAGGCTGCGCGCGCCTTCCCCGCCGCCCGAGTAGCCCCAGGAGCCCGACGACGGATCGGAGCCCGCCGTGTCGTGATCGTACCAGGTGGCAACGAGCGCGAGTCCGATGCAGAGCACCACGACAAGAGCCGGTCGGAGCCAGAACTGGTCGCCCAGGTCCTCGATCCAGGCGCGGACGCGCGTGTTGCCGCCGAAGTCGGCGATCCACGCCCGGAAACGGCCGATCACGATGATGGGTCCGCGGCATCGAAGGTGTCCCGCGCCTCAGAGCCGCGGACGCGCATGCCGCGCTCGATGCGGAGCTTGGGCATCCCCACGATGTCGTAGGTCGCCGAGGCGATGCCGATCCCCGCCTCGTCGAGCTTGCCGATGATATGGCGCGTCATGGCGTCCTTGGCGCCGCGGATCTGATGCGTGCCGACGATGAACCGGACCGTCAGCTCCATCCAGTTGTCGGTGATGCGCCAGTAGACGCGCGGATGAAGTTCAATCGGCTCGACCCCGAAGGTGCGCTGGAGGTGCTCCTTCGCGCCAGTCGCCATGGTGTCGGGGTCGGTCGCGTGGAGGCGTGCCGCCTCGATCAGCGTGCGTTCGACGTAGGCACGGTCCGCCTGGTAGGTGATGGGGATCATCATCTCCTCCCAGATGAAGGGGAAGTCCCGGCTGTAGTTGTAGACCGGCTCGGAGAAGATCTGGCTGTTCGACACCGTAACGATGCGGCCTGTGAACTGGCGGCTTTTCACCCACATGGCGGGGTCCGAGCCCTGCACGGACGGGGGCTGGCCCATCTCCATGATGGTGGTCTGGATGAAGCCGAGCCGCATCACGTCGCCGCGCACGCCGCCCATCGAGATCCGGTCGCCGACCGTGAAGGTGTTGCCGCGCAGGATCACGAGGTAGCCGGCCAGCGAGGTTATGACCTGCTGCAGCGCGAAGGCGACGCCGGCCGACACGAGGCCGAAAGCCGTGGCGAGGCGCGTCGGGTCGTTGAACCAGATCGACAGCAGGCCCAGCACCAGCACCACGGCGGCGAGCAGGCTGATGCCCTGGCGCGACCAGAAGCGGAGCTGGGTCGTGGCGTCGAAGGACCTCCCGGCGACTCGGCCGACCAGCGCCCTGAGCCCGATCCGCACCGCCACCACGACCGCGATGAACACGAGCGACAGCACGAGCTTGCGCCCGTTCTCCGCGTTCACCCCGACCCAGTCGATCCCGAACAGATGCATCCAGCGTCTCCGATGGAGACGCCGCATCGAGGGCAGCAGCACCCGGGGGGTAGAGGTCCACTCGTCCGGCTCGCTCCGAGCCGTTCAACCGTCGGCACGGTGGAAAGTTCGTGAGGGCGCCGTCCGTCCGGCCGTGCGCGGCGGGTGGGGCTCAATAGAGGGTGCCTACATAAAGCCTCGCGGCTCTTGGCGAATGCCACCGGGACCGCCAGGGCCGAGGTCACGGGGGGCTCAGGGCATGCCGCGCGTCGAGCAGCGGCGTCACCGGAATCTCCACCGTGCCGCGATCGGGCCGCTGCAGGTCCAGGGTCACGGTGATCACGCAGGCGAGCAGCAGGGCCATGATGGTGGCAGACACGCGTCGGCTCACCTCCGCGGCGCCGGCGCCATGGCCCGCGAAACCCATGGCGACGAGGGCGGTGCCGATCAGGATGGAATAGACCGTCATGGGGACGTGGTTGCGCAGGGCCGTGACGCGCCGCTCGGTGGCATCGTCGAGCGACTGCAGCACGGACGTCATGCTGTGGACGGCGAGCAACGCGGGCGCGTCCCGCGCCGCCTCGGCGAGATGTCCCCACAGCCGGGTCGACACGTCGGCCATGTCGGCTACGTCGGCTTCGAATCTGACCGGGTCGTAGGGGACGCCGAGCCCGACGGCGAGGTCGGCCTCGCGTCGCAGGTCGTGCAGCATCGGAAGCCCGGCGTCGCCCGGGAGCAGGGATGCGACACGCGCGGCGTCGCGCAGCGCGTTCGCCTGTTCCAGCACGACGGTGCGGCGCATGTCGTATCGCGTCAGCGCCATCGAATAGGTGAAAGCGATCAGCAGGGCCAGGAGCGCGAAGGCGGCGGTGGCGAGCGTGGCAGCCTCCTTGTCGCGGTGTCGACCCCGCCCGAAGCGAGCGCCGAGCCGATGGCCGACCTCGCTGGCCAGGATGAGCGCGCCGAACAGCAGGGCGAGCAGCGACGCGAGGCTGAGCGCCTGGATGGCTTGGAAAACCACGGAGAGGCCTCGGATGTCGCGGGACGGCTAAGCCGAGGCTTTGGCACAGCGCTCAAGATATGGCGAGCGGCGGCTTCGCCTGCGTCTCGGGGCCGACAGGGGCAGCGCACCTCTATAGCGGCCCCGAGATCGCCCTCCCGAACGCGTCGGTCAGGCTTTCACGACGTCACGCGCGCCGCGTTCCAGGCGCAGCACCGCGTCGACGTGGCAGAGGGCCTGCGGCCGGTGGGTGACCAGCAGCGTCGTGCGGCCCACCATCAGGCGGTCGAGGGCGAGGAGCACGGCGCGCTCCGAGGCGGCGTCGAGCCCCTCGGTGGGCTCGTCCAGGACGAGGATCGGGGCGTCCTTCAGAAGCGCCCGCGCGATGGCGATCCGAAGGTCCGCGCCACGGTGGAGCGCGTCGACAAAGTGCTCAGGCTCAACGGCCTCGTGCATCGCTTCATCCCGGAGAAGACGCCGGGCCGGCCCGACCAGCCGATGGGCGACTGCGAGGGCGCGTTCCTGATGTGCACCATGTGGCTCGCCGAGGCGTGGCAGATATTGGGCGAGCCCGAGAAGGCGAAGCGGGCGCTGGAGTGCGCCGAGGCCTGCCGCGGCACGAACCGGCTGTTCTCCGAAGCCGGCGACGCACGCCACTCGCCGGGCCTGCTTGGCAACATGCCCCTCCTCTTCACCGAGGCGGCCTACGCGCGGGCCGCCATGGCCGTCGGGTGAAGGTCCTGCCGTTCTCGCCTTCCCCGTGGCGATAAGCGGGACGCCCAAGGAGGGACAGTTTCAAGCGTCGTCGTCTGTGGAGATGCCTCTACGAGGGTCTGGATGTCTGGGTGACAGGTCCAACAGGATGTGCCGGTAAGGCATCATGCAACTGATGAGCGAGACGAGGCATAAGAACCATCCGTAGCCTGATCGTCTGCTTCAGAGCACGGCGACATGCACGCGGAACGGCAAAGTTGGGTCGAGTTCGGTCGGTATCGGGAATACGGCCTGCACGAGCCAGCCCGCACGCGCATCGTTCACGGCCCAGGACGTGCATGATAAGTTGGCCGTTCCGAGCAGCAGGAAGGGGCTGGAGATCTCATGGCCGAGCCGATGATCGATGACCGGGTAGTTTCCATCGATGTCGTCGAGATGACGGTCGACCAGGTGCAGGCGGCGTTCGCGGCTGGCGTCGCGGACGCGGTGTCCCTGACACAGGCGTTCCTGGAACGTATCGCGACCTGGGACCCGCACTACACAGCCATCGTCTTCTTAAACCCCGAAGCGCTCGACGCCGCGCGCGCCAGCGACCGGCGGCGGGCCGCGGGGCAGACCCTGGGCCCACTCGATGGTGTTCCCGTGGTGGTGAAAGACCCGATGGACATGGTCGGTTTCCCGACCACGGCCGGCTGGCGCCTCCTGCATGCCGCGAGTGGCGGGGTGGACCTCATGCCCGCCACGGACAGCCCGGTCGTCGCCCGCATGAAGGCGGCCGGTGCCGTGATCCTGGGCAAGACGAACGTGCCGGTGCTCAGCCACACCGGCAGCCACGCCAACGACAGCTGGGCCGGACCGACGTACAACGCGGCCGGGCGCGAGTTCCTGCCCGGAGGCAGCAGCGCCGGCACCGCCACCGCAGTCGCCGCCAGCATGGCCGTGCTGGGCCTCGCCGAGGAGACCGGCGGCTCGATCCAGAACCCGGCCTCGGCGCAGGGCTTGGTCGGCATCAAGCCGACGTTCGCGTTGGTGCCCAACGCGGGCGTCATGCCGCTCTCCTCCAACCGCGATGTCGTGGGACCGATCTCGCGTTGCGTGAGGGATGCGGCTCTCTGCCTCGACGTGCTCGCGGGCTACACCGCCGAAGATCCCAAGACCGTGGCGGGCATCGGCCACCGTCCCGCCGGAGGCTACGCGTCGAAGCTTCATGCCGATGCCCTGCAGGGCAAGCGCCTCGGCCTCTACGGCCCAGGCTGGCGCGATCAGCCCCTGTCGCCGGAGGCCGACGAACTCTACCGGCGCGCCCGGGACGAGATGGAGCGGCTCGGCGCCGTGCTGGTCGACGATCCCTTCGCCGGCTCGGGCTTCGCCTCCCTGCGCGAGCCGACCCCACCCCTCGCGAACTTCGACGCACGCGGCCTCGAATCCGTGCCCCACGACCTTCAAAATTACTTGGAACGCCTCGGGCCCGACGCAGCCTTGCGGAGCTTCGCCGACTTCGCCCTCGCCACCGCGTCCGAGGACGCCTTCGCCCCGTCCGGCGTCCTCGGCTTCATGCCGAACCTGCCGCAGTTCGGCCCATGCTTGGCCGACCCATCCCGCCCGCCGGACCTGTCGGAGTTCACGGCGCTGAAGGAGCGCTACCTCGCGATCTTCGGCGAGGTCTGGACAGGCCAGAGATTGGACGGCTTGGTGTTCCCTCAGATGCGTGAGCAGCTGCCGCCCTTGCACGGCAGCGGCACCATCCAGGAGACCACGGTCGGGGAGATCAACATCGCGGGCCTGCCGGGAGTGACGGTGCCGGCCGGCTTCTACGCCTCCGGCGCGCCGTTCAACCTGATCTTCGTCGGCCCGATGTGGAGCGAGGCCGACCTTCTGGCGCTCGCCTTCGCCTACGAGGCTGGCACGCGCCACCGCCGGCCCCCGACCCTCCGGGTCGGATGAGGCAGGCTAGGGATCGGAGACACATCGACGCGATGGACGCCTACCGGATCACCTCGGAACCCTACTATCGCGCTACCGGCGGGGAGGTCGAACTCTTCGAGGCCGCCTATCGCGACCGCCTCCCCGTGATGCTCAAGGGGCCGACGGGCTGCGGCAAGACCCGCTTCGTCGAGCACATGGCCTGGAAGATCGGCGTGCCGTTGGTGACGGTGGCGGCCCACGAGGACATGACCGCCGCCGACTTGGCCGGACGCTTCCTGCTCGCCCCCGAGGGGACCGTGTGGCACGACGGGCCGCTGACGCTGGCTGTCCGCCGGGGTGCCATCTGTTACCTCGACGAGATCGTCGAGGCGCGCCAAGACACCACCGTGGTGATCCACCCCCTGACGGATGCGCGGCGTGTGCTGCCCCTCGACAAGCGCAACGAGATCGTCGCGGCCCATCCCGACTTCCAGCTCACCATCTCGTACAACCCGGGTTACCAGAGCGC is drawn from Lichenibacterium dinghuense and contains these coding sequences:
- a CDS encoding amidase, translated to MAEPMIDDRVVSIDVVEMTVDQVQAAFAAGVADAVSLTQAFLERIATWDPHYTAIVFLNPEALDAARASDRRRAAGQTLGPLDGVPVVVKDPMDMVGFPTTAGWRLLHAASGGVDLMPATDSPVVARMKAAGAVILGKTNVPVLSHTGSHANDSWAGPTYNAAGREFLPGGSSAGTATAVAASMAVLGLAEETGGSIQNPASAQGLVGIKPTFALVPNAGVMPLSSNRDVVGPISRCVRDAALCLDVLAGYTAEDPKTVAGIGHRPAGGYASKLHADALQGKRLGLYGPGWRDQPLSPEADELYRRARDEMERLGAVLVDDPFAGSGFASLREPTPPLANFDARGLESVPHDLQNYLERLGPDAALRSFADFALATASEDAFAPSGVLGFMPNLPQFGPCLADPSRPPDLSEFTALKERYLAIFGEVWTGQRLDGLVFPQMREQLPPLHGSGTIQETTVGEINIAGLPGVTVPAGFYASGAPFNLIFVGPMWSEADLLALAFAYEAGTRHRRPPTLRVG
- a CDS encoding CbbQ/NirQ/NorQ/GpvN family protein; this translates as MDAYRITSEPYYRATGGEVELFEAAYRDRLPVMLKGPTGCGKTRFVEHMAWKIGVPLVTVAAHEDMTAADLAGRFLLAPEGTVWHDGPLTLAVRRGAICYLDEIVEARQDTTVVIHPLTDARRVLPLDKRNEIVAAHPDFQLTISYNPGYQSAVKDLKESTKQRFVAIEFSYPSPSVEAEIVARESGAAPELAALLVSVGERSRNLRGHGLDEGASTRMLIHAARLAGAGIPLPAALRSGVVLPITDDPDVREALTAAVAACLP